The genome window ATCCAATTTTCAAGGTGCAACGTTTGTTTTCCGCTGATTTCTCAGCTCTTTCGTCGTGACGAATAATAATATAGCACAGCTTCCACATCGAATCAAGCACTTTTTTCGAGAAATTATTTTCCAGATTCGAGTGTCTAAAAAACGCTTCATTATATATATGGCGACATGCTGCTCACATAACTTCAACCATTGTATCCATCTCGGCTCAAGGGCATTTTCAGTCGTAACACGTCTTCATCACCCCACAACAACATGTATTTGCCAGCAGTAGCCCATCATCTTCTTGATCACCTCATATAGAATGCCCCAACAAAAAATAATTCACCCCGCTCCACACGGAACGATGTGACTGCTGACAAAAGTGGTCCAACCATCTAGGGTGCGCCGTTTTCCCTCTCGTTCCTGTAACGCAAACGCTTGTGGGAAAACGGCCACCCTTTGTTAGAGGAGCGGGCCCGAAATTCCTGTCGAGCGACGCTGGCTGCCGCTTTTTCAATTCCCATCACATAATCAAATTCATATCACCAAATTCATGCCACATATATCCACGTTCCACTGCCTCCAAATAGGCACGGTTTAACCGGTCCGGCCGGATAAAAGCCGATAACAGATCCAAATGACTTGCTTCCGGTTCGTGAAAGCCGGTCAACAAACCGTCCGTGATCCGCAATGTATAATCCTGATCAATCGTCAAATGGGTCCATCCTGTTCCCGCTTCCGCAAATCCACGAGGTGAGACGGTTTCCAAAGCCCGTACGACTGTCGTTCCAACCGCAATGACCCGTTTGCCGCATCGTTTAGCTTCATTGACCATGTTGGCCGTTTCTTCCGGTACCCTGTACTCCTCCCAATTGTCCTCAGGGGATAAACGCCATCGATCATGTAAAAAATAACTCAACCCCGTATGCAGAACGATCCAAGCAATTTTGATCCCTTTGCGCCGCAGGCGGATCAACATCTCCCAGGAAAAAGCCCTACCGGCTGATGGCATTTCCACCGATCCCGGCACGCTGGCCATTACTGTCTGATACTCTTCCAATCCCCACTGACCGGTTACATATTCGTACCGAATCGGTCCCCCCCACCGATACAACTCTTCCCACAGTGCCGGTCCCAACAATGAAAAACGCAAACGCACCAATGGATGATCCGCTTTCCGTCCGATCACTTCACCCGACAGATCCCCGGAGAA of Polycladomyces subterraneus contains these proteins:
- a CDS encoding S-adenosylmethionine:tRNA ribosyltransferase-isomerase; the encoded protein is MNMATPFSFRVPARLNAATPPEKRGIRRDHVRLMVLDRKTGRTQHDRFDQLDRYLDVGDVLVLNASRTVPASLRAQWRRGDQLIMSEVEVRLARRWTEVEWDVLVMGGEVQERDLLVFSGDLSGEVIGRKADHPLVRLRFSLLGPALWEELYRWGGPIRYEYVTGQWGLEEYQTVMASVPGSVEMPSAGRAFSWEMLIRLRRKGIKIAWIVLHTGLSYFLHDRWRLSPEDNWEEYRVPEETANMVNEAKRCGKRVIAVGTTVVRALETVSPRGFAEAGTGWTHLTIDQDYTLRITDGLLTGFHEPEASHLDLLSAFIRPDRLNRAYLEAVERGYMWHEFGDMNLIM